In Cicer arietinum cultivar CDC Frontier isolate Library 1 chromosome 7, Cicar.CDCFrontier_v2.0, whole genome shotgun sequence, a single window of DNA contains:
- the LOC101510192 gene encoding uncharacterized protein: MMIENSSESYEAKQEGGDGIMKSEKLAGAGSTSRQWTSLRNPRIVRVSRSLGGKDRHSKVCTIRGLRDRRIRLSVPTAIQLYDLQDRLGLSQPSKVVDWLIEATQSDIDKLPPLDIPQCFTSHFHHHQLPPPGTSFSLGGFYDQNNGMAKTRYNNWDIDSSVGRLKGKEAENVCMDSEKSKLWMKSTNEQFGSNYFSNSSPSVHGLSSYHNLDPSSTLSLSQFGNSGNNIFPYYHQQVESHHNSGTVMQFSSSSFTNGNSQLLFCPSSVSLFSNNNNSLETTDNHAARQHLHHQILNSSSSSLSSSSSSSHALMMPLIPTLHLPINSPFRRLPLPFSSKLLDSDHDNNNTRNG; this comes from the exons ATGATGATAGAAAATTCAAGTGAAAGTTATGAAGCAAAGCAAGAGGGTGGTGATGGAATAATGAAAAGTGAGAAATTAGCAGGAGCAGGTAGTACCTCAAGACAATGGACATCATTAAGAAATCCAAGAATAGTGAGAGTGTCACGTTCTTTAGGAGGAAAAGACAGACATAGCAAAGTTTGTACAATTAGAGGACTGAGAGACCGTAGGATTAGGTTGTCTGTACCAACAGCTATTCAATTATATGATCTTCAAGACAGACTTGGTTTAAGCCAACCTAGTAAAGTTGTTGATTGGTTAATTGAAGCTACTCAATCTGATATTGATAAGTTACCACCACTTGATATTCCTCAATGTTTTACTTCTCActttcatcatcatcaattaCCACCACCAG GTACCTCTTTTTCTCTTGGAGGATTTTATGATCAAAATAATGGGATGGCAAAGACAAGGTATAATAATTGGGATATAGATTCATCAGTTGGAAGATTAAAAGGTAAGGAAGCTGAAAATGTGTGTATGGATTCAGAAAAGAGTAAGTTATGGatgaaaagtacaaatgaacaatttgggagtaattatttttctaattcttCACCATCAGTACATGGTTTATCAAGCTACCATAATTTGGATCCATCAAGTACTTTATCTTTATCCCAATTTGGAAACAGTGGTAATAATATATTTCCTTATTACCATCAACAGGTTGAATCTCATCATAATAGTGGCACTGTTATGcagttttcatcttcatctttcACTAATGGTAATTCACAGTTACTTTTTTGTCCATCATCAGTATCACTTTTTAGTAACAACAACAACTCTCTGGAAACTACTGATAATCATGCAGCAAGacaacatcttcatcatcagATATTGAACTCATCGTCGTCGTCATTGTcgtcatcttcttcttcttcacatGCACTCATGATGCCTCTCATTCCAACTCTTCATCTTCCAATCAATTCGCCTTTTAGACGCCTTCCGTTACCGTTTAGTTCCAAGCTTCTTGATTCAGatcatgataataataacacCAGAAATGGTTAG